TGACAGCATAATTTAGTTGTGAGAGGATGCCCCATGTGGAGTGGACGGTAGCATATGATGAAGCTTTTTTGGCTGAACTCGAGAGTATCGAGCGAGCAACTGGGTCCTCGGCGGTGCGTGAGGAAATTGCTGCATTGGCGCTTCTACTCCAACGGTTTGGACCCCACTTGAAGCGTCCCCATTGCGATACGCTCAAAGGCTCGAGGCATACAAACATGAAGGAACTCCGATTCACTTTACCGGATGGGGAATGGAGAGTAGCCTTTGCTTTCGACCCGCTCCGCTCGGCAATCCTTCTCGTAGGCGGCAATAAGTCAGGAGTCTCGCAAAAGCGTTTCTATCGAGATTTGATCCGTGTCGCAGACAGACGGTTTGACGATCATTTGAAGGGAATCAAGCCTGAAAAGGGAGACTGAAGATGGCGGTTGCACTTGCTGAAGTAATGGAACAATTTACGCCCGAACAGCGGGCACGCGTCGAAGCCCGAGCCCAAGAATTGGTCGAAGAAGAATTGACGCTACGAGATCTACGGCAAGCCCAGCACCTGACCCAAGAGCGTATGGCCGAACTCCTGGGGGTGGAACAGGAAAATGTATCGCGCCTGGAACGGCGGGCGGATCTCCTGCTTTCAACCTTGTGCAGCTACGTGGCAGCTATGGGCGGGAGGTTACGACTAGTGGCAGAGTTTCCTAACCGTAAGCCAGTAACGGTGGCGCTTGGCGACATCCGTAACGACGAGTCACCCAAGCCACGACGGGACACCAGAAAGGCAAAGTTGCAAGCAGCTACTGATTGACCAGCTTTCAGCCTCACAAACTCCGAACGTTTAACTTAAAAAGCAGATGCCACGTGCGGAAGCGTCACTGTTTAAGATGGCGTGGGCGTCCTCCCATGGAGGGCTAGGAATAATACTCCGAGGAAATAAACTCCCATGGTGAACGACTTTTCGTGGACATGCCCATATTGCCAACAAATCGCAACAATTACTCCAAACAATGTCAGCGGGGATACTCACTATTTCAACAACAACAATAAAATTGGGATGCTCGGGTTTAACATTAACGTGATCGTCTGTCCAAACAGCAGATGGTAACTGCTCACGGCAGAGGCCGTGAGATGTGCTAAAACAGACCGCGTGAAAGAGATCCCGCGCACGGCGCTTGAAGGGAAGACTCAGCCAGAGCTGGTAGAGATGGTCCTGTGGCTGCAAGCGCAGGTCGCCGAGCTGCGAGCGCGAGG
The sequence above is a segment of the Deltaproteobacteria bacterium genome. Coding sequences within it:
- a CDS encoding type II toxin-antitoxin system RelE/ParE family toxin yields the protein MPHVEWTVAYDEAFLAELESIERATGSSAVREEIAALALLLQRFGPHLKRPHCDTLKGSRHTNMKELRFTLPDGEWRVAFAFDPLRSAILLVGGNKSGVSQKRFYRDLIRVADRRFDDHLKGIKPEKGD
- a CDS encoding XRE family transcriptional regulator yields the protein MAVALAEVMEQFTPEQRARVEARAQELVEEELTLRDLRQAQHLTQERMAELLGVEQENVSRLERRADLLLSTLCSYVAAMGGRLRLVAEFPNRKPVTVALGDIRNDESPKPRRDTRKAKLQAATD